Sequence from the Fulvivirga ligni genome:
ATGGCCTCATCACAAAGCTCATGTCTTAGCACCGCCTCGTTACTTTCTGAATAATAACCTTCATTAAATAGCAAGTACAAAGTGGTGAGCACGGTTTCCAAACGATCATTGAGTTCTACCTCTGAAGGTAACTTAATTTCTACATGATCAGTCCTTAGTTTTTCTCGCGCCCTTACTAATCGTTTATTGATCGTTTCTTTGCTAGTAAGAAACGCGCTGGCAATTTCATCTATTCCAAAGCCGCAGAGAATGCGCAGTGAGAGAGCAATTTGGGCTTCGGCAGAAATAGCAGGATAACAAATAGCGAAGAGCATCTGCAATAAACTATCAGTAATATTTTCTGCAGAAAGATCAATCTCTATTTCCTGGCTGTGTTCAGATGAGTATTTTAATTCGCTGGATATTTTTTCAACAAAGAGCTTATTTCTGGTGAAATAATTTCTGGCCTTATTTTTCGCGGTGGTGTAAAGCCAGGCGGTAGGATTTTCCGGTATTCCTTTATAGGTCCAGGTTTCGAGCGCAGCTAAAAAGGTTTCGCTGGCAATGTCTTCCGCTACCTCCATGTGCTCTATCCCGAATAATTTGGATAGAACTGAGCTTATTTTACTAAACTCAGTTCTGAATAAATGAGGAATTAACTCATTGTTCTTTTGCATAGAAATCTGAATGTCTTGCTTCAAAAATCGGGGCTTCTAAAAGCACAAATTAAGAGTTACTCTGTACTTTTCTCACCTCTATGCTATTTCCATCCGCTAGTAATACTGGCGAACCTTTTGCAAACTCAATAGCCTCTTCTATCGACTCCGCTTTTACCACAATGAGCCCACCAAGGGTCTCTTTGATATCACCGAAAGGGCCGTTAGTTACTACCACTTGTTCACTTTTATTGATAACCACCTTAGCATCGTCGAAGGGTAAACCTACGGAGCTTACAAATTTGTTTTGAGCTGCAATGCCGCCGATCCAATCCATAGTTAATTTCATCCATTGTTGGATCTGCTCCGGAGATGCTACCTTAGCACCGTCCTCATGTCTCATGATTAATGCGTATTCTTCCATTTTCTTTGTTTGATTTTAGTAAATATTTGAATTACGCCCTAATGACAAGTGAGATTTCTGAAATAGGACATGGTAGGGAAATTATTTATTGATGTGATTCATTCATGAAGATAAAGGCCATTTTTGTCACTTCACTTTATTCTTTACCACCCACTCCAAAGCGAAATCATTTACCTCATCAAGATGATCAATCCATTCTTTTTTGCCGGTTTCATCTGCTTTGGTTTCCATGAAGAAGTGGTCGCAGTTAGGAAAAACTTTATAGGTCAAATTGCCTTTCCCCTTTCTCATGAACTCAAGCTTGGCGTAGTCCATATTCATAATACTATGATGATCATTCCCTCCAGCTACATATAGTATGGGAATATCCAGCTCAAGCATATTTTCAATAGGCGATTTTAATCATCCTAATTTCAATTAACTGTCAGATCCAAAGTTCTTACAAGAATTGTCATTATATTTCGATAATTTTTTAACCCTTCAAAATTCACTACTAAGAGAAAAAAAACAACAAGCATTGGAAAACAGTACCAGTATGACGGAGAATTGAATATGATGCTTATAAGCAAACCACTTGCAATTATGGCCACTATAATTATCACTAATTTGAATTGATTTGATGGCTCCAACTTCATCTTAACCTGACCGTTTGAAAAAGTGCCCCGTACAATGGGAGTAATCCAAAGTCCAGCATTCACTGAGTATATTTCAAACTCTTTATTTTGAATATTGCCGTTAAAGAAATTCGGCGCGTTCTGATTCTGCACATTCAGCAAGTCACTCAGTCGCTTAAAAATTTCCGACTCTGAAAGCTGAGTCTGACAGTGAATTTTTTGTTTAAGTTTGAGAATTTGCATGTGTTATCTATGAGCCACCGTATTTAAAAAGCATCACCAATACCATTAGGAGTTATTTCTTTCCTTAAGATCCCTGATTTCCTCAGTTAATTCATTAATCTTGGTGAGGAGCTCTCTCATCACAGGATTTGAAGTAGAGGCATTTCGCAGCTCTTCTTCCCTGAGCCCTAGAACAGTATCTATTCTGCCGATGATCAACGATGCTATGATGAATAGAATAAATAAAATCGGCATTGAAATGAGCAAATTATTAAAGATGAGCTCGCCAATGGCAGTATGCTTGTACGCCTCTAGCAGTACAAATAAAAGCATTAGAAATTGAGCATACCCAATATACATCCGCGCTCTATCAATGTAAACTTTCCAACGAATGAGCGTTTTCTTATTAGCCTTGATTTTAGACATTATGGTGGATCAACGTTCTGCTTTCCTCAATATTTTAACAATCCTGGTATTAATAATTTCCGATAAATTCCAATTGTAAAGTTTAGGGTCGGTAGTACTATAAAACGCTACCACAACAGCATCAAGGTCTTGATAGTATTCCGCAAAGCTCTGATAACCAGGCACCCAACCCGCATGCTTATATTCATATATGGAAGAATATATTTCCTGCTCTCCTGGAGCGAACAAAGAATCATCATTTAGAGCCCTGAGGAACGTGCCTACATCTTCGGCTGTGGCCAACATACCATGTTCATCGGCCTTTAGATCATACGGGTGCCCCACATGGTAGCCACTCATTACATCATCCATATTCACTTCGGCGAGTGAACCAAAGGTGTTTTTAAGATTGAGTGGAACCAGAATTTCCTGTTTGATGAATTGAAAGTTATTATACCCGAGGGCATCATCCATTATCTTATTGATTATAAGATAATTAGTGTTACAGTATTCGTAATCTTCACCGGGCTCAAAATTGGCCGGTTTATCTAGAATCAAAGCTATACTTTCTTCAAACGTATGTGTAGGTGCTCCCCAAAAGTTGGGAGTATCCGTAAAATTAGGCATACCACTTCTATGCTGAATCATCAGTCGTAAAGTGATTTTATCGGCATTCTCAATGCGATCTGCAAGCTCTGGCAGATAATCAGCCACAGTTTTATCCAAAGAAAGAACGCCACGGTTCACTAGCTTAGTTACTGCCACAGCATCATACAACTTACTTATGCTGGCTATTTTAAAGAGAGCTTTAGGTCTGGCAGGCTCTTTAGATTCTCTATTGTGCCAGCCAGCGGCATAATATTGAGGTGGCTTACCAGCCTGGTCTACATATACAATCATTCCATCAAAACCATGGCCGATGGCTTCATTCATTTGCTCCTGAACTGTATCTGGTAGCGGCAGTATCCATGCTTTAACCAATAACCATGGCACAAAAAATAAGGAAACAACAGTTCCCACCAGCAAAATGATTCTAATAATTAGTTTGGTTGGTTTCTTAGTCATCTATTTGTGATTATGGCACGAGGGTAACAACACCCTTGCTCCATTTGTGGACTGCACTAAAATAGCGAAGTCTGCCGGGGCTCACAACTAATGCTGCTTATGGAAAAAGCGGGGTAATTAAATTTGAGAATGAATCATTAATTAAGCTCCGTGTTATTATTGGTTTGTAGTGACCCTGGCGGATTACTGCAAACAGCTGATCTACAACTCTTCCCTTATTATTATTTCCTGAGTTAGAGTATCGTATATTAAAAGGCCTTCTTTATCATCCGACAACTTTCCTAGAAGCTCTCCTTTTTCATTCCAAACAGCACTTTGTCCTGCACCCATAAAATTATCGCAATACCCTATATTATTTCCCATTATAACAGGCATAGAATACTCATTGGCAATCGTAGGATAATGATTGAAGGCCTTATTGATCCCGTTCTGAGATTTGGCTACGCTGGCTAAATAAATATCCGCACCATTAATTTTCACATTTTCAGCATGTGCTTTTTGTAAAGACTCATAACAGATGGCTGGTGCAATGCTTTTATCGGCCACCTTGAAGATCAGTTGCTCGTGCCCTTGTACAAAATATGGCAATTCATCATCATGTAAAATTTGTTTTGAATAGATCTTTCGAGCTTTATCTGGCTGGAATATTATCATGCTTATCATTACACCTTGCTCACTTTGAGTAGATACTCCCAAGGCGATTGAAATGGCATATCTGTCACTCGCAGCTTGAAATACACTGAGTCCAGGATCATTGAAGTCCATTGCTAGCTTCTTAGCCAATGCGGGTTCATACCCGGTAAGCGACAACTCCGGAAAGGCTATTATATCGGCCTTTTCAGTTACCGCAATTTTAATCCACTTTTCATGGGATTCAATATTCTTTAGAATATCTCCTTTAGCTGGATTTATTTGTGCTACGCTAATTCTCATCAGATTTCACCAATAGTTAAATCTAATTTAATGAGTTTAATTTTGATTCCATTCTTAGGATAAGGTCTAATCAGACATTCACTGATTTCCTAGCAGGAATTTTTCGATTTTCACTTCAACCCGATCAAGGCCTGATAAACAGCATCAATCACCTTACTCATTCTCGCTAAATCAAGCGTTTCAATGGTGTCTGTGTTTTGATGATAATTCTTATTTCTATAAAATGCAGTATCTGTGATCATAAGAGCGCTATAATCAAAGGCCCAGTAGTTCAAATGATCAGAAAAGTCGATTCCGGGTAGCTTTGCAGGAGCCGTAAATTTTTTAGTTCGGACTAGCCCCATACTTTTAAACTGTTTGTTGAATTTTCTACAGAATTTTCCCTTGGAAAATTTATTGACCAGCGTGATATAGTTGCCTTTATTTCCATATATCAATGATAAGATGCCAATGGGGTAATCCTGGGATCTTTTTGAGTCATCGAAATAGCCTATGGTTTCTAAGGAAACCATACCATAAACATCTACCTGTTCTTCATACAAGGACTTTGCATGAATGAAACTGCCCATGTTTTCCGTTCGAAAAAAGGGTGGTTCTTCCAAGGTGTAGGCAACAATCTCTATTCTGTAGTTTAATTTTTGCCCCTTTAATAATTTGGCCAATTCTAATAACCCGACCACGCCACTTGCATTATCATCGGCACCATCCTGGCTACCACAAACATCATAATGGGCCCCTATCACTACAGTTTTGGCATTCTTATTACCAAAGACGCACACCACATTTTTATATTCCTGATTATTAACATGATATGGTTGATAATATACCGTATCAGCATATTTATTAAAATCATTAAAAATGTAGTCAGCTACATAATTCAGGGATTCAATATTTCTGTAGCTTCTGGGTCTTTCAGTATTTATAATCTTGTTTAGATGCGTCTTGATACTCAGCGTATCTATCTGCTCTGCCATGGCTCCATTCACCAATAAGAGCATAATAACGATAAAGCTATATATTTTCATAGGTAGTTTTGAAAGCCTCAACTACTAACGTTAGTAAAGGCTTTAAATTTTCCGGAAGAGTAGATAATCTAATTTTACGATCAAGATAGACTGCTCAAACTATTCCACTACCCCTCTAAAAGTGCCTTCAACCTTATAACCTGCCTGTTCCTGGAGTGCTCTAGATTATTGAAACCTGATCGAAACTAATCTCCCGTAAAATCATACAAGTTGAGCATATTCGGATAACCAGCACTTTTGAATTGCTTTTCTTCAATCAACTTTGCTTCCTGGGTCATAATACCATTGATATCTTCAAGGGATAAGGTAGGATCCATTTCAGGTCTGTAGCCCGTGAACAAGAACCACACCCTGCTGTGGCCTTTGAGTTGTTCAAGGTTTTTGGCGTATTCCTCGGCAGTTATGGCATATTCATATTCGCCCAATATATAATCATCCACTTCGTACTTAGGACCATAATAACTCATATAGAGATCTCCAGAACCATGCACATATAACACATCACCGGGCTGCTTATGCTGGTTATAATAGGAAAGCATTTTCTTGACCGGTTCAGACTCTACAGGAAGGCTTGTGGCCCCCAAAACAACGAACAAAACCGATGGTAATATAACTATCATGGCTATAGTGTTTGTTAACCAGGGTTTTGCCCACCGTGTCTTTGTTTGTAAAAATGCTAGGCCAATCAGTGGTAGTAATAAAAATGGCCACAAACCATAATATGCTGTTCTACCTGCCATTGGTAAAATATAAAAACCCACCAAACCTATCATCATGATCACAGGAAGGATAAGTATGAAAAAGTCTGCTCGTTTATATTTAATAATGGGGTAAAGTGTAATAGCAGATAGCAGCAGCAGAATAACACTCCGTACTACAATTACAGGATTATTGGCGCCAATTACAGTAAGGAAATCACCCAAATTTAATGTCAACTGCTCTGGGAAGAATAAAATATAGTCTATCACTCCTGAAGGAGGAAGCATGTTGGAGTGATGCCCGGCCATAGCCGTAGCAACATCTGATGAAATAATGAGTTTAGCATAAATGATATTCCAAACTCCGCCAGCCAGCCATAATACGATCATGGGTATGTATTCATATACTTTAACATCTTCCTTTTTCAAAAAGAAAACAACCGTTAAAGCAATTACAAATATGCTCGCAGGAAATGAAGCTGACGCTCCCAAAAAACCAATCAGGCCATAAGTCCAAATCTCACTTCTGTTGAGCGTACGATCGAGAATGGTAAGCCCTATCCAGACGAAGAACATCAAAAACATAATATCGCCTGTATAAGGTTTCGCATTGAAAGACTGCCACCAGGGGCCGATAACGGTGGCCATAAAAAATACAGCAAGTACCAGCTTGGTGGAAGTAAGGAATTTCCTGGCGATTAAATAGAATAGCCAAAGTGTAATAAGTGATCCTATAAATGGATACAAGCGGAAAGCCATTTCGGTGCTACCTATTAGGGAGTAGAAGAACTTCTGAATCACATAGAACCCAACTGGTGCCACCTGGTTATATTCAGGTTGTTGTGTCATCAGCTCCCAAAAGGTCATTTTCTCTATATTGACTACAGAGAAAAGCTCATCTTTCCACATGGAAGGTTCTGCAAAGAACTGGACGGCACGTATGATGATGCCAATAAGAAAGGCAATGGCCAGAAAAATTTGAACAGATAAAGAATGATGTTTCATAAGATTTTTGAGTTGTGTTGATACCCAAAATTGAATTTAAACACCTTCTGCTAAATAATAATGTGGTTGCATACCCTTACAACTTCGTCTTAATAATGTTGCAATGAGTATTAATTATGTTGTGTCACAAGGTAGAATCGTACTTACCCAGATTCATACGGGTGAGCAAATTGAGGAATTCTGGGTTGGAATGAAGAAACTGGAAATGAAAGTCATACTTGATTTTACTTAAATCCATAATCTTCTGATCATAACCTTTATTCAACCATGATAATGTTTGCTCCTCATCATTTGTGAGCGCATATGCTTTGGCTATCATATATGCATCAGTCCACTCACCTCTTTGGTTTATCATTTCTTCGATGATCAGTTGATATATATTACTGAGGCCTCCGGTTTCAAATGCTGATATTACTTGCTTTTCATTACTCAGGCCTAATCGTTCACAATAATTTACCAGAGCTTCTACAGCTTCATCCATGCGCTTCTGTTTTTGATAAGCCACAGATGCTAACCAATAGCTACTGGCTTCATTGCTATCAATTTCTATGGCAGTGGATAATTCAGCCAATGCCAGATGATAGTCCGCCAGAGCGATGTATTGCTCTGCAGATAACAGGTAGTGATAAATAAATAGCGGGCAGGCTAATTTTGCACTTTCTACTAACTCTCTGGCATCTTTAAGCCGGCCGGAAACAAATGTTTGATAGTGACTATAATAAAACTGCGCAACGCAGTTGTTCACATCATTCTCCAGTGCCAACTGAAACTGCTCATCAGCAGCTTTCCAATGCCAGTCACACTGGTAATAGATCATACCTAAGATGCGATGACCTTCTGATAAACCAGGCTCAATATCAAGTGCCTGACGTGCATGTTTCTCAGCCTTTAGAGATCTTTCTTTTGATATCCGTGGGTAGCAGCTGTAATAGTTTATCTCTGCCAGGCCTATGTAAGCAGGTGTATAGGTAGTGTCAATAGCCAGGCTTTTGTAATAATATGTGGTTGCTTTCTCAAAGCTTTCGGCAGTGAACTGGTACATGAGGTGCTGCCCTTTGGTGAAAGCCACTTCTGCCGCTTTAGTAGTATTTTTATCTGCCTCCTGATCGTTAGTTGATCCGGTAAAGTAAAACGCCGAAACTGTGATCAATAAAAAAAATACAGCGATTCCAATGAGACCAGACTTACTGAATTGCTTCTTTGTGTGACTAACCGGAGCAGGATCTGCCTGACCTGAAGCTCTGGCCTCTCCCGGTGTAAGATTGAAGTGGTCTTTATAACAGGAATTAAAATATGTCGGGCTTTTAAAGCCCACCTGGTAAGCAATTTCAGCAACAGTAAGTTCTGTAGAAAGAAGAAGTTTTTGAGCATGCAACAGCCGGTGTTCTTTGATTAGCTGACTGGCTGACTTACCCGTTAATGCATGTATTTTTCGATGCAATTGTGACCTACTCAGGCATATCTCATCAGCCAGCTCTGTAACTTCGAAACTTTCCCTAAAGGCCTGCTTATCTAGTATAGCCTGTACGCGCTGTAAAAAGTTTTCATTGCTCATTTAATAATAGTAGTACTATGTCTTCGCTGAAGATGTTTTGGTAATTGATAAAATAAGGTTTGGCAACCTATTCTGTATTAAAATAACACAAAATAATCAACACTCTAAGAACTAGCGTAAGTATCTGACTATAATTACCTGGTGCTATATTTATGTTTAAGATTTGTTGGGAATTTTTATAAATCCACTTAATGGTTACATTTCATTCTAATGGGGCGTTGAAGTCAGAATAATTGTCATCAACCAGATTACCGGTTCATCCACTGCTTAAATTCGCTGGTTTTTGGACGGCTCACTATGAATTGCTGATCTCTGGGATTGGTGACAGAAAGGATCACTCTGTGGTTGAAATAAGGCTCTATTTTCATAATGGAAGACTTAGCGACTATTTGTCCCCTATTGATTTTGAAGAATGCTGACTCTTCCAGCGTGCTGAACAGTACATCTATAGTCTCATCAATAATAAAGCGTTTGTCCTGCGTAACGCCAAACGTTATGCTATCTTCAGAATAGCAATAGAGTAAATCGGCTATTTTCAACTGCACAAATCCACTACCTGATTTAACCAGTATACCTTTTCTTTCCGCAGGCACTTGCAAATCACTGAGCAAATGTTTTAAGGTGTCTTGATCCAACGTTGCTGACCTATTGGATTGCAGGAACTTATTGAGTGCTCCCTTTAAATCATCCTGCTGAATAGGCTTCAACAAATAGTCGACGCTATTGACCTTGAAGGCCTGAATGGCGTATTGATCAAAGGCTGTGGTAAATATAATAGGAGCCTTTACGGTTGTTTTCTGGAAAATTTCAAAGCTTAAGCCATCGGCCAGCTGAATATCCATGAATACGAGATCAGGAGTTTCGTTTTCTTCAAACCAGCGCGCAGCATCTTCCACTGTATCTATAATCTCAAGCAACTCAAACTTGAAGTCGCATGTTTTGAGCATTGATTGCAACTGATTTACCGCCCTTATTTCGTCTTCAATAATTAAAACTTTCATTATTCTTCCTTAAGCAGGTTATGATTCAATAATGGCAGCGAAACGGAAAACAGAGCACCATCATTCACTATTTCGATGGATCTGTCGGAGATGAGCGCATACCGCTTTTCTATATTTTTCAGTCCCATTTTAGTGGATGGCAACTGCGTAGATTTCTTTTGAATTTTATTAGCCACCACAATGACATCATTCACAGCTTCCACATTGATTTCCAGTGGCTTAGCTCGGGAAACCACATTGTGTTTGATGGCATTTTCTAATAGCAGTTGAAGGCTCATTGGTGCCACTGCCTTGTTCTCCAATGCTTCCGGAATGTTCCAGTTTAACTTGAGGTTCTCTCCAAATCTTTCGGACTGCACATGGATGTATGCTTTCGCAAACTTCAACTCCGCCTTCAAAGAAATTAAATTGGTACTGCCTGACTCTAGTAAAAAGCGATAGATATCCGAAAGCTTATCCACAAATTGCCTGGCATCTTCTTTAGGACTCTGGTCTATGATATCCCGCAGGGTGTTCAACGAATTAAAGAAAAAATGGGGCTGAGCCTGATTGCGCAGCGTATCCAACTCGGCCTGTATGATCGCCTGCTTGGATTGCTCTTCTTCGCGCACCGATTTTTGGAGCAGAGCAAAGAAGTAAATAGCTTCATAAATGGCCATAACCATAATGGTGAGAAAAACTATCACCAGCAATGACCTGGCTCTTTCTGGAAAATTATAATGGGCATTTTCCGCAATGAGAGAGATAAAACCAACCACCAGAAAATCAATTAATATGACGTTGATTACTGTGCCAATGCAAAGGACCGTAACCCGCTTAACGCTGTTCTTTAAACCGGGATAGAGCTTCCGTACTTTTATTAAGAGTAACCTATTCACCAGCCAGTCACACGTAGATAAAAAGAAAGAGGCACAGTAAGTAAAAATGAGCTCAACTGTGGTGAGGTGCGCTACTTCAGAATTGAATACATACAGGGCCGATATGCCCAAAAGTAAAATCCCGATGATAGTAACCCACTTATCATCGAAGCCCAGATATTTTATACGTTTCTCCCTATTAGTGATCATCTAAATCTCAATGTACCAGCACTTTACTTCTTTAACTCCTGGTAAGATACAGTTTGATCATCAATTTATGAAAAGAGATGGAGTGGAACCATCGTTATAAGGGTTTGAATTATAGCATGTGGGTGCTGACCACTTCCTAATTTCAGCTTAGGCATGATGGGATTATTGAGAATGCGGCCAGTTAAAAGATTATAGCTCAGATATTCCCTCCTCACAAACGAGTTACCACATTGGTCTGTGACGTTACTCCTTTACTTCTAATTCAAATTCGTTTTCAAATGATACTTTCTTCCCGTTTTGCCAATAAGTAGACCTTAATTTGATCTTATGCGTCCCGACCTTTTTACCAATAATATTGATAATGCCATCCGACTTACTATTAACATTGGATGGCAATTCCACAAACCCTTCATCGTTTTGCGGATCATCAATTTCATATAAAAATTTCACGGCAACCATTTTAGCTTGCGAAATTGCCTTTCCTTTAAAAGTTTCTCCCTTTTTTATAGAGAAGTTGTCACCAACTGCAATAGGCTCAAAATAATCCACCTGCTGGAAGTAACTGCCAAATTGATTATGAATGCTACTAATAAAATCTGAATTAAACAGAAGTAACGACAATATAAAAGATTCTTTTCTTCCCGTTTGTTTGAATTCATCATACGCCTGGGTGATAAAAGAGCTATCTATAGCAATTGTATCATATTTATTATTAGCCATTGCAATCAAGTCCAAAACTGCATTTTTTGAAGGCATTTGATCTCTCTCTATTTCTGAGATAAGATTTTGTGTCTGAATATTTAATTGCTCACCAATTTTCACAAATTCTCGCCCAACCAGTGAATATCCTGTTTCTTTAACCCGTGTATTAAGGTCATGAGTTTTACCAATTATCTGTGCCTGAACGAATTCTTTCTGCCTGCTTAAATCCACAGAATTTGATTTTTTATTGCACCCCAGCAGTAAAAGACCGAAAAGAATTAATAGTAGGTTTTTCATTATTTCAATGTCTGATAATAGCTCCCCTCCAAATTATATTTGAACGAATAATCATTTTTCTTCTGATCTCATCAAATCCATTTTCCTTTATTCTGTAAATCATTTCTACCAAACTATTCTTCATGAATCTAGCTTCGTCCTGCTGCTATTAGTGCTTAGCCTTGACTGCCAGTTTATTTATTTTCTCCAACCAACTTGCTCCTTTTGAAAAGAGAAGGCATTATCAAAGTTCAAA
This genomic interval carries:
- a CDS encoding RNA polymerase sigma factor — encoded protein: MQKNNELIPHLFRTEFSKISSVLSKLFGIEHMEVAEDIASETFLAALETWTYKGIPENPTAWLYTTAKNKARNYFTRNKLFVEKISSELKYSSEHSQEIEIDLSAENITDSLLQMLFAICYPAISAEAQIALSLRILCGFGIDEIASAFLTSKETINKRLVRAREKLRTDHVEIKLPSEVELNDRLETVLTTLYLLFNEGYYSESNEAVLRHELCDEAMRLTTLLLDNNLTNKPQVNALYALMCFHASRFEARKNNHGEIILYNEQDESLWDRALITKGALHLKQASEGNIYSKYHLEASIAYWMTVKSDTKEKWENVLQLHNHLLKIAYSPMAALNRTYALYKANGTEQAIIEAEKLKLENNRFYFLLLAELYKGTDNHRVRTNLEKALKLTKTDAERQTILKKIEVL
- a CDS encoding YciI family protein, whose product is MEEYALIMRHEDGAKVASPEQIQQWMKLTMDWIGGIAAQNKFVSSVGLPFDDAKVVINKSEQVVVTNGPFGDIKETLGGLIVVKAESIEEAIEFAKGSPVLLADGNSIEVRKVQSNS
- a CDS encoding alpha/beta fold hydrolase, whose amino-acid sequence is MENMLELDIPILYVAGGNDHHSIMNMDYAKLEFMRKGKGNLTYKVFPNCDHFFMETKADETGKKEWIDHLDEVNDFALEWVVKNKVK
- a CDS encoding serine hydrolase domain-containing protein codes for the protein MTKKPTKLIIRIILLVGTVVSLFFVPWLLVKAWILPLPDTVQEQMNEAIGHGFDGMIVYVDQAGKPPQYYAAGWHNRESKEPARPKALFKIASISKLYDAVAVTKLVNRGVLSLDKTVADYLPELADRIENADKITLRLMIQHRSGMPNFTDTPNFWGAPTHTFEESIALILDKPANFEPGEDYEYCNTNYLIINKIMDDALGYNNFQFIKQEILVPLNLKNTFGSLAEVNMDDVMSGYHVGHPYDLKADEHGMLATAEDVGTFLRALNDDSLFAPGEQEIYSSIYEYKHAGWVPGYQSFAEYYQDLDAVVVAFYSTTDPKLYNWNLSEIINTRIVKILRKAER
- a CDS encoding carbon-nitrogen hydrolase family protein, which gives rise to MRISVAQINPAKGDILKNIESHEKWIKIAVTEKADIIAFPELSLTGYEPALAKKLAMDFNDPGLSVFQAASDRYAISIALGVSTQSEQGVMISMIIFQPDKARKIYSKQILHDDELPYFVQGHEQLIFKVADKSIAPAICYESLQKAHAENVKINGADIYLASVAKSQNGINKAFNHYPTIANEYSMPVIMGNNIGYCDNFMGAGQSAVWNEKGELLGKLSDDKEGLLIYDTLTQEIIIREEL
- a CDS encoding M28 family peptidase produces the protein MKIYSFIVIMLLLVNGAMAEQIDTLSIKTHLNKIINTERPRSYRNIESLNYVADYIFNDFNKYADTVYYQPYHVNNQEYKNVVCVFGNKNAKTVVIGAHYDVCGSQDGADDNASGVVGLLELAKLLKGQKLNYRIEIVAYTLEEPPFFRTENMGSFIHAKSLYEEQVDVYGMVSLETIGYFDDSKRSQDYPIGILSLIYGNKGNYITLVNKFSKGKFCRKFNKQFKSMGLVRTKKFTAPAKLPGIDFSDHLNYWAFDYSALMITDTAFYRNKNYHQNTDTIETLDLARMSKVIDAVYQALIGLK
- a CDS encoding glycosyltransferase family 39 protein, which gives rise to MKHHSLSVQIFLAIAFLIGIIIRAVQFFAEPSMWKDELFSVVNIEKMTFWELMTQQPEYNQVAPVGFYVIQKFFYSLIGSTEMAFRLYPFIGSLITLWLFYLIARKFLTSTKLVLAVFFMATVIGPWWQSFNAKPYTGDIMFLMFFVWIGLTILDRTLNRSEIWTYGLIGFLGASASFPASIFVIALTVVFFLKKEDVKVYEYIPMIVLWLAGGVWNIIYAKLIISSDVATAMAGHHSNMLPPSGVIDYILFFPEQLTLNLGDFLTVIGANNPVIVVRSVILLLLSAITLYPIIKYKRADFFILILPVIMMIGLVGFYILPMAGRTAYYGLWPFLLLPLIGLAFLQTKTRWAKPWLTNTIAMIVILPSVLFVVLGATSLPVESEPVKKMLSYYNQHKQPGDVLYVHGSGDLYMSYYGPKYEVDDYILGEYEYAITAEEYAKNLEQLKGHSRVWFLFTGYRPEMDPTLSLEDINGIMTQEAKLIEEKQFKSAGYPNMLNLYDFTGD
- a CDS encoding helix-turn-helix domain-containing protein; translation: MSNENFLQRVQAILDKQAFRESFEVTELADEICLSRSQLHRKIHALTGKSASQLIKEHRLLHAQKLLLSTELTVAEIAYQVGFKSPTYFNSCYKDHFNLTPGEARASGQADPAPVSHTKKQFSKSGLIGIAVFFLLITVSAFYFTGSTNDQEADKNTTKAAEVAFTKGQHLMYQFTAESFEKATTYYYKSLAIDTTYTPAYIGLAEINYYSCYPRISKERSLKAEKHARQALDIEPGLSEGHRILGMIYYQCDWHWKAADEQFQLALENDVNNCVAQFYYSHYQTFVSGRLKDARELVESAKLACPLFIYHYLLSAEQYIALADYHLALAELSTAIEIDSNEASSYWLASVAYQKQKRMDEAVEALVNYCERLGLSNEKQVISAFETGGLSNIYQLIIEEMINQRGEWTDAYMIAKAYALTNDEEQTLSWLNKGYDQKIMDLSKIKYDFHFQFLHSNPEFLNLLTRMNLGKYDSTL
- a CDS encoding LytR/AlgR family response regulator transcription factor — its product is MKVLIIEDEIRAVNQLQSMLKTCDFKFELLEIIDTVEDAARWFEENETPDLVFMDIQLADGLSFEIFQKTTVKAPIIFTTAFDQYAIQAFKVNSVDYLLKPIQQDDLKGALNKFLQSNRSATLDQDTLKHLLSDLQVPAERKGILVKSGSGFVQLKIADLLYCYSEDSITFGVTQDKRFIIDETIDVLFSTLEESAFFKINRGQIVAKSSIMKIEPYFNHRVILSVTNPRDQQFIVSRPKTSEFKQWMNR
- a CDS encoding sensor histidine kinase, whose amino-acid sequence is MITNREKRIKYLGFDDKWVTIIGILLLGISALYVFNSEVAHLTTVELIFTYCASFFLSTCDWLVNRLLLIKVRKLYPGLKNSVKRVTVLCIGTVINVILIDFLVVGFISLIAENAHYNFPERARSLLVIVFLTIMVMAIYEAIYFFALLQKSVREEEQSKQAIIQAELDTLRNQAQPHFFFNSLNTLRDIIDQSPKEDARQFVDKLSDIYRFLLESGSTNLISLKAELKFAKAYIHVQSERFGENLKLNWNIPEALENKAVAPMSLQLLLENAIKHNVVSRAKPLEINVEAVNDVIVVANKIQKKSTQLPSTKMGLKNIEKRYALISDRSIEIVNDGALFSVSLPLLNHNLLKEE